Proteins found in one Mucilaginibacter gracilis genomic segment:
- the ltrA gene encoding group II intron reverse transcriptase/maturase: protein MNTAIRPMYEWNTINWTKVQRNVFKLQKRIYQASMRGDIISMRKLQKLLLKSNAAKLLAVRKVTQDNQGKKTAGVDGVRKLTPVQRMKLSNQDLLEAKVKPTRRIWIPKPNSDEKRPLGIPVMKDRAAQALVKLALESEWEARFEPNSYGFRPGRSVHDAIEAIFLSIKSKPKYVLDADIEKCFDKISHEKLLTKLNTIPSLRRLIRAWLKAGVLEDDVFNQTEQGTPQGGVISPLLANIALHGMEQIVKEKFPVRGGPILIRYADDFLVFHKDLAVINHCKAAIELWLADIDLNLKEEKTRIAHTLLQDEHGNRGFDFLGMHIGQYNVGKTHTGKSNYGKPLGFKTFIRPSKKSQKKQHKAIQNIVRRNRTIEQERLIEQLNPVIRGWSKFHSTVVSKRVFSNMSHKLFQSLRRWANRRHPNKTQTWVNRKYWRLETGRWTFAARKGKPLRLYSETPIIRHVKVKENRSPYDGDWSYWGARLGRYPTLSNRKAMLLRKQKGRCSICKLQFTLGDDMDTDHIIPLYLGGKDIWANVQLLHAHCHVTKTRKDSLLHIND, encoded by the coding sequence ATGAACACGGCAATACGACCGATGTATGAATGGAACACAATTAACTGGACGAAGGTTCAGCGTAATGTTTTCAAGCTGCAAAAACGGATTTATCAGGCAAGCATGCGCGGAGATATAATATCTATGCGCAAACTACAAAAACTGTTATTGAAATCTAATGCCGCCAAGCTATTGGCGGTTAGGAAAGTAACACAGGACAATCAAGGCAAGAAAACAGCGGGTGTTGATGGTGTAAGAAAACTAACGCCGGTGCAGCGAATGAAACTTAGCAACCAAGACTTATTGGAAGCAAAGGTTAAACCAACTCGCCGAATATGGATTCCGAAACCAAACAGCGATGAAAAACGCCCTTTGGGCATACCCGTTATGAAAGACCGTGCTGCACAGGCATTGGTTAAATTAGCCCTTGAATCCGAATGGGAAGCGAGGTTTGAACCCAATAGTTATGGGTTTAGGCCTGGTCGCTCAGTCCATGATGCTATTGAAGCAATCTTTTTATCAATCAAAAGTAAGCCTAAGTATGTATTAGATGCCGATATCGAGAAATGCTTTGATAAAATCAGTCATGAAAAACTGTTAACAAAGTTAAATACCATTCCCAGCCTAAGAAGATTGATTAGGGCTTGGTTAAAAGCCGGGGTGTTAGAGGATGATGTATTTAACCAGACTGAACAAGGCACGCCGCAAGGCGGTGTGATTTCTCCATTGTTGGCTAACATTGCTTTACACGGCATGGAACAAATCGTTAAAGAGAAATTCCCTGTTCGCGGCGGCCCAATACTTATTAGATATGCTGATGACTTCTTAGTCTTTCATAAAGATCTCGCGGTTATAAATCATTGTAAGGCAGCTATAGAATTATGGCTTGCAGATATTGATTTAAACCTGAAAGAGGAAAAGACGAGAATTGCACACACCTTACTACAGGATGAACATGGCAACCGGGGATTCGACTTTTTAGGTATGCACATTGGCCAATACAATGTTGGCAAAACGCATACAGGAAAAAGCAACTATGGGAAGCCTCTCGGCTTCAAAACTTTTATTAGGCCATCGAAAAAGTCTCAAAAGAAACAACATAAAGCCATACAAAACATTGTACGTCGTAATCGTACAATCGAACAAGAACGCCTGATAGAACAACTTAATCCTGTCATAAGGGGATGGAGTAAATTTCATTCAACAGTTGTATCAAAGAGGGTGTTTAGTAATATGTCACATAAGTTGTTTCAATCTTTGAGGCGATGGGCGAATCGAAGACACCCGAATAAGACCCAAACTTGGGTAAACCGCAAGTACTGGCGATTGGAAACCGGTCGTTGGACATTTGCTGCTCGTAAAGGGAAGCCTCTTAGACTCTATAGTGAAACTCCAATCATTAGGCACGTCAAAGTTAAAGAGAACCGCTCACCATACGATGGTGACTGGTCTTATTGGGGAGCAAGGCTTGGTAGATACCCTACGTTATCAAACAGAAAAGCCATGCTTTTGAGGAAACAGAAAGGTCGATGTTCAATATGCAAATTACAGTTTACATTAGGCGATGATATGGATACCGACCATATTATTCCTTTGTATTTGGGAGGAAAAGATATATGGGCTAATGTGCAACTATTACATGCTCATTGTCATGTGACCAAAACGAGGAAAGACAGCTTGCTTCATATAAATGATTAA
- a CDS encoding sensor histidine kinase, which yields MDTNNIAEQLIIANQDKARFEAELILANIELDFQNEEKQKRSAELTIANKELDFQIREKADRASELILANKELHFQNAEKEKRTAELVIAYSQLDVQNREREKRDAELILANIELIFQNGEKEKRAAELVIAYSQLDFQNREREKRAAELILANTELIFQNQEKEKRAAELILANKELIFQNIEKEKRAAELIVANKELLFQNEEKEKRANELIIANKELVFQNQEKGKRAAELIIANIELDFQDEEKEKRAAELLIALKELGYQDEEKSKRAAELIIANRELLVQKLEKDRRAVAEAKKDEFFNMVSHEFKTPLTNIKAIHQLLEKKTDKTDKIYPFLSNASNSIKRLEKLIADLLDVTKINSGQIDLNIAAFYFADALTLTNSIANVELASIQHEIILQNSVDLFYGGDQYRIEQVLINLLTNAIKYSPDAHQVIVHASMDNGHISVCVEDFGIGIDKKDIEHLFQRFYRVSKTALQYQGVGLGLYIASEIIKKHKGTFYVKSEPGKGSAFCFNLPLIP from the coding sequence ATGGATACAAACAACATTGCGGAGCAATTAATCATTGCCAACCAGGATAAGGCCAGATTTGAAGCAGAACTGATCCTTGCGAATATAGAGCTGGATTTTCAGAATGAGGAAAAACAGAAGCGCTCGGCAGAACTGACTATTGCCAATAAAGAACTGGATTTTCAGATCAGAGAAAAAGCGGATCGTGCTTCCGAACTAATTCTTGCTAATAAGGAGCTCCATTTCCAAAACGCAGAAAAGGAAAAACGTACAGCCGAGCTGGTTATCGCCTACAGCCAACTGGATGTACAGAACCGGGAGCGTGAAAAGCGCGATGCTGAGCTCATCCTGGCCAATATCGAACTCATTTTTCAAAATGGAGAAAAGGAAAAACGTGCTGCCGAGTTGGTTATCGCCTATAGCCAATTGGATTTTCAAAATCGGGAGCGTGAAAAACGCGCTGCCGAGCTAATCCTGGCTAATACTGAACTGATTTTTCAAAATCAGGAAAAGGAAAAACGTGCTGCGGAACTTATACTTGCCAATAAGGAACTGATCTTTCAGAATATTGAAAAGGAAAAACGCGCTGCAGAACTAATTGTAGCCAACAAAGAATTACTTTTTCAAAATGAAGAAAAAGAAAAGCGGGCGAATGAGTTAATTATAGCCAATAAGGAATTGGTTTTCCAAAATCAGGAAAAGGGTAAACGTGCAGCGGAACTCATCATTGCAAATATCGAACTTGATTTCCAGGACGAGGAAAAGGAAAAACGCGCAGCTGAACTCTTGATCGCGCTAAAAGAATTGGGCTATCAGGATGAAGAAAAAAGCAAACGTGCTGCTGAACTTATTATCGCCAACCGGGAACTGCTGGTTCAAAAACTCGAAAAAGACAGGAGAGCGGTCGCCGAAGCTAAGAAAGACGAATTTTTCAACATGGTAAGTCATGAATTTAAAACCCCATTGACGAATATTAAAGCCATTCATCAGTTACTGGAGAAAAAAACAGACAAAACGGATAAGATTTATCCTTTTCTTTCCAATGCGAGCAACAGCATCAAACGACTTGAAAAACTGATCGCGGACCTGTTGGATGTCACCAAGATCAATTCCGGACAAATTGATCTGAATATCGCCGCATTCTATTTTGCAGATGCTTTAACTTTAACCAATAGTATTGCTAATGTTGAATTGGCTTCTATTCAGCATGAGATAATTCTTCAAAACTCCGTTGATCTTTTTTACGGCGGAGACCAATACCGGATCGAACAGGTATTGATCAACCTACTGACTAATGCCATTAAATACTCACCGGATGCTCACCAGGTAATAGTTCATGCATCGATGGATAATGGCCACATATCGGTATGCGTAGAGGACTTTGGAATAGGAATCGACAAGAAAGATATAGAGCATTTATTCCAGCGCTTTTACCGGGTCAGTAAAACAGCCTTACAATATCAGGGTGTCGGACTCGGTTTATATATCGCTTCGGAGATCATAAAAAAACATAAAGGGACTTTTTACGTCAAAAGTGAACCTGGAAAAGGTAGTGCTTTTTGTTTTAATTTGCCTTTGATTCCATAA
- a CDS encoding glycoside hydrolase family 130 protein encodes MDELQMHRIGIIMRPEPGNEMEVEGVLNPAAIRGPDGDLYLFPRLVAKGNYSRIGIAKVIFDEKGEPVGVKRLGVVLEPEADYEKRPEGGGCEDPRITYFEPIQQYIMTYTAFSSKGPRIALAISKDLLHWERLGLADFADYKLITFNDVYNKDACIFPRSMTSPHGDTSMVMLHRPLFPGTTPEDIMCDPEDRRIRDHHECIWISYSDLMLNGSRAEHLQEFESNSPLALPEAAWEKIKIGAGTPPVMSRHGWLMVYHGVHQMPAVNDEPHHLVYSAGVMILDENHPDKIRYRSASPVLKPELLEERVGIVQSVVFPTGIDRRDDLGTPNRFDIYYGMADNCIGVARLDIPDNITLF; translated from the coding sequence ATGGATGAACTTCAAATGCATCGTATCGGGATAATCATGAGGCCTGAACCTGGCAATGAGATGGAGGTCGAAGGTGTATTGAATCCTGCTGCAATTCGCGGACCTGACGGAGACCTCTATTTATTCCCACGGCTGGTGGCGAAAGGTAATTATTCGCGTATTGGCATAGCAAAAGTAATATTCGATGAAAAAGGCGAACCGGTTGGTGTAAAGCGTCTTGGAGTCGTATTGGAACCAGAAGCCGATTATGAAAAAAGGCCGGAAGGTGGCGGGTGTGAAGACCCGAGGATTACCTATTTTGAGCCGATACAGCAATACATCATGACGTACACTGCCTTCTCGTCAAAGGGGCCGCGCATTGCTTTGGCTATTTCAAAAGATCTACTTCACTGGGAGCGTTTAGGGCTCGCGGATTTTGCGGATTATAAGCTGATCACCTTTAATGACGTATATAATAAAGATGCCTGCATTTTTCCCAGGTCGATGACGAGTCCGCATGGCGATACTTCCATGGTAATGCTGCATCGCCCGTTATTTCCCGGCACTACGCCGGAAGACATCATGTGTGATCCCGAAGACCGCAGGATCAGGGATCACCACGAATGTATCTGGATATCCTATAGTGATTTGATGTTAAATGGCAGCCGGGCCGAACATCTTCAGGAATTTGAATCAAACAGCCCATTAGCGCTACCCGAAGCAGCTTGGGAAAAGATCAAGATCGGCGCAGGAACCCCACCGGTAATGTCAAGGCATGGCTGGCTGATGGTTTATCACGGCGTACACCAGATGCCTGCTGTTAACGATGAGCCGCATCACCTGGTTTACTCAGCAGGGGTTATGATCTTAGATGAGAATCACCCTGACAAAATTCGCTATCGTTCGGCCAGTCCTGTATTAAAGCCGGAGTTATTGGAAGAGCGTGTAGGAATTGTTCAAAGCGTAGTTTTTCCTACTGGAATTGACAGGCGGGACGATTTGGGAACGCCAAACAGGTTTGATATATACTATGGCATGGCGGATAATTGTATTGGGGTGGCAAGACTTGATATTCCTGATAACATAACTCTATTTTAG
- a CDS encoding cupin domain-containing protein: MKKILFPIALLTATLVFANGLRAAGRPSGPMLVTDTIQKAKQTQKTQMKGFKTDIQKDATENKNFRKVLYTAKHLQLVLMSLKPGEEIGSETHAKSDQFFRFEGGSGICIINSTTYIVKDGDVIIVPAGSKHNVINTDAHKDLKLYTIYAIPQHKDGIIRATKKDAEQHEAKFDGKTTE; encoded by the coding sequence ATGAAAAAAATATTGTTTCCAATTGCGCTCTTAACAGCAACATTAGTATTTGCCAATGGTTTAAGAGCCGCCGGCCGACCGTCCGGGCCAATGCTGGTTACAGACACTATCCAGAAGGCTAAACAAACCCAAAAAACGCAGATGAAAGGATTTAAAACAGACATCCAAAAGGATGCTACCGAAAACAAGAACTTCAGAAAGGTACTTTATACCGCCAAACACCTTCAGCTAGTGCTGATGAGCCTGAAGCCTGGCGAGGAAATCGGCTCGGAAACACACGCCAAAAGCGATCAGTTCTTTCGGTTTGAAGGAGGCAGTGGGATATGCATCATTAATTCAACCACCTATATCGTAAAGGATGGCGACGTTATTATAGTACCTGCCGGATCTAAACACAATGTTATTAATACCGATGCGCACAAGGACCTGAAACTTTATACAATTTACGCCATACCGCAGCACAAGGACGGCATCATACGTGCCACAAAAAAAGATGCGGAACAGCATGAAGCTAAATTTGATGGTAAAACAACGGAATAA
- the pstB gene encoding phosphate ABC transporter ATP-binding protein PstB, with product MNKERVKLSATNANLWFGNKQVLKNVTVAFPQNKITALIGPSGCGKSTLLRCFNRMHDLSAEVRIEGEFLLEDQNLYKGKLSATEVRRRVGMVFQQANPFPKSIYENINYGLKINNIPKDQRPGIIENALKESYIWDEVKDDLQKPATRLSGGQQQRLCIARAVALRPEVILMDEPCSALDPISTAKIEELILRLKKDYTIVIVTHNMQQAQRIADQTVFMYLGEIIESGDTKQIFDKPANELTKNYVKGHFG from the coding sequence ATGAATAAAGAGCGCGTCAAACTATCGGCAACAAACGCAAACCTGTGGTTTGGCAACAAGCAGGTTTTAAAAAACGTAACCGTAGCTTTTCCTCAAAATAAGATCACAGCCCTCATCGGCCCTTCTGGTTGCGGCAAAAGTACCCTGCTTAGATGCTTTAACAGGATGCATGATCTTTCAGCCGAGGTAAGGATCGAAGGTGAGTTTTTACTCGAAGACCAGAACCTGTATAAAGGGAAACTTTCTGCCACCGAAGTCCGGCGGCGTGTTGGGATGGTTTTTCAGCAGGCTAATCCCTTCCCAAAGAGTATTTATGAAAACATCAACTACGGTTTAAAGATCAATAATATCCCTAAAGACCAGCGCCCCGGTATCATTGAAAATGCATTGAAGGAAAGTTATATATGGGATGAGGTTAAAGATGACTTACAAAAACCGGCAACGAGGTTATCCGGCGGTCAGCAGCAGCGCTTGTGTATAGCCCGGGCCGTTGCCCTGCGCCCTGAGGTGATCTTGATGGATGAACCCTGCTCGGCTTTAGACCCGATCAGCACGGCAAAGATAGAAGAGCTCATATTGAGGCTTAAAAAAGATTATACCATCGTAATTGTGACGCACAATATGCAGCAGGCACAGCGGATAGCTGACCAAACTGTTTTTATGTACCTGGGCGAGATAATTGAGTCAGGCGATACGAAACAGATCTTTGATAAACCCGCTAATGAACTGACAAAGAATTATGTGAAGGGACATTTTGGATAG